One genomic segment of Candidatus Berkiella aquae includes these proteins:
- the ampD gene encoding 1,6-anhydro-N-acetylmuramyl-L-alanine amidase AmpD — protein sequence MQIDRENGLLVGAKYSHSPNFDERPSDGGIDLLVIHGISLPPGEFGSDDVIAFFGNSLDASKHPYFETIAQMKVSSHLFIRRDGEIWQFVPFHRRAWHAGQSQFQSRENCNDFAIGIELEGTDTLAYTSLQYQQLAFVTVALMQAYSGITLERIVGHSEIAPQRKTDPGEAFDWDLYRQLVSKKISVDQQSSQRANSIT from the coding sequence ATGCAGATTGATCGTGAGAATGGATTGTTAGTGGGGGCTAAATATAGTCATTCACCTAATTTTGATGAGCGTCCTTCCGACGGTGGCATTGATTTATTAGTTATTCATGGAATTAGTTTGCCACCCGGTGAATTTGGTTCAGATGATGTCATCGCTTTTTTTGGCAATTCGTTAGACGCGAGTAAACATCCTTATTTTGAAACCATTGCGCAAATGAAAGTCTCCAGCCACTTATTTATTCGTCGCGATGGAGAAATATGGCAGTTTGTGCCTTTTCATCGACGTGCCTGGCATGCGGGTCAATCACAATTTCAATCTCGAGAAAATTGCAATGATTTTGCGATTGGTATTGAGTTAGAAGGAACAGACACACTGGCTTATACTTCACTACAATACCAGCAGTTAGCCTTCGTAACCGTTGCGCTGATGCAAGCCTATTCGGGTATCACGTTAGAGCGAATTGTGGGGCATTCAGAAATTGCGCCACAGCGTAAAACCGATCCAGGGGAGGCTTTTGATTGGGATTTGTATCGCCAACTGGTTAGCAAAAAAATATCAGTCGACCAACAAAGTAGTCAAAGAGCTAACAGCATAACATAG
- the aceE gene encoding pyruvate dehydrogenase (acetyl-transferring), homodimeric type, producing MQNPATVDLDPQETQEWLEAMGSLIRQEGLDRARFMLDQLTRKAIDAGCRLDMHRTTAYTNTISVQEEPAMRGDAELEQRIRALIRWNAMAMVVRAQKVDSTLGGHIGTFASSATLYDVGFNHFWRGPEHPCGGDLIYIQGHASPGVYSRLFLQGDLTEDQLVHFRREVDKKGLSSYPHPWLMPNLWQFPTVSMGLGPMQAVYQARFMRYLENRGLIPKTDRKIWCFCGDGEMDEPESLAGLSLAGREKLDNLIFVINCNLQRLDGPVRGNSKIIQELEGSFRGSNWNVIKLLWGSGWDPLFAADKQGIMQQRMEEAVDGDYQNYKAKGGAYTREHFFGKYPELKEMVAHMSDEDIWRLNRGGHDPKKVFAAYQAASNHQGQPTVILAKTVKGYGLGTAGEALNIAHNTKKLGHDELFAFRDRFHIPVTDEMVENVSFYRPAENSPEVQYLKKMRKEMGGSLPQRRAKASHAPLVLPELNAFDAQLQSTGEREISTTMAFVRILTTLVKDKNIGKHVVPIVPDEARTFGMEGLFRQIGIYSSEGQKYKPVDADQVMYYKEAIDGQILEEGINEAGSFCSWIAAATSYSTHNQTMIPFYIYYSMFGFQRIGDFAWAAGDSRAKGFLLGGTAGRTTLNGEGLQHQDGHSHLLAGTIPNCVTYDPTYAYELAVIMHHGLDRMYNKNEDLYFYITLMNENYTHPAMPEGAEKGIIQGMYLLQKAPKPLKHHVDLMGSGTILREVIAAQDLLREYDISADIWSVTSFNELRKDALSVARWNLLHPTQKPKQSYVEQCLEKSKGPIIAATDYMKLYAEQLAPFIKQRFLCLGTDGYGRSDTRERLRSHFEVDRYYIAYTAIKALVDEGALKADVAEKALKQWQIDPEKRDPVLV from the coding sequence ATGCAAAACCCCGCTACTGTGGATCTTGATCCACAAGAAACCCAAGAATGGCTTGAGGCGATGGGTTCTCTTATTCGGCAGGAAGGGCTAGATCGTGCTCGTTTTATGCTCGATCAGTTAACCAGGAAAGCAATTGATGCAGGTTGTCGTTTAGATATGCACCGCACGACAGCTTATACCAACACCATTTCCGTTCAAGAAGAGCCAGCGATGCGAGGCGATGCAGAACTTGAACAGCGGATCCGTGCATTGATTCGTTGGAATGCGATGGCCATGGTTGTTAGAGCCCAGAAAGTGGATAGCACATTGGGTGGACATATTGGTACTTTCGCTTCTTCTGCAACCCTTTATGATGTCGGGTTTAATCATTTTTGGCGAGGACCTGAACATCCTTGTGGTGGCGATTTAATTTATATTCAAGGTCATGCGTCTCCTGGTGTTTATTCACGACTTTTTTTACAAGGCGATTTAACCGAAGACCAGCTTGTTCATTTTCGTCGAGAAGTCGATAAAAAAGGACTTTCTTCATACCCGCATCCTTGGCTAATGCCAAACTTATGGCAGTTCCCAACCGTTTCAATGGGCCTTGGGCCAATGCAGGCCGTCTATCAAGCACGCTTTATGCGTTATCTTGAAAATAGAGGACTTATCCCCAAAACCGATCGTAAAATTTGGTGTTTTTGTGGCGATGGTGAAATGGATGAACCAGAATCCTTAGCAGGATTATCATTGGCCGGCCGTGAAAAACTCGATAATTTAATATTTGTCATCAACTGTAATTTACAACGCCTTGATGGCCCGGTTCGTGGTAACAGCAAAATTATCCAAGAATTAGAAGGCAGTTTCCGAGGTAGCAATTGGAATGTCATCAAATTATTGTGGGGCAGCGGTTGGGATCCCCTCTTTGCTGCAGATAAGCAAGGGATCATGCAACAACGGATGGAAGAAGCCGTTGATGGTGATTATCAAAACTACAAAGCCAAAGGGGGCGCTTATACGCGCGAACATTTCTTTGGTAAATATCCTGAATTAAAAGAAATGGTTGCTCATATGTCTGATGAAGACATTTGGCGACTGAATCGTGGTGGTCATGATCCTAAAAAGGTATTTGCAGCTTATCAAGCAGCAAGTAATCATCAAGGGCAGCCCACGGTTATTTTGGCGAAAACGGTTAAAGGTTATGGGTTGGGTACCGCAGGTGAAGCATTAAATATTGCTCATAACACGAAAAAATTAGGACATGATGAATTATTTGCATTTCGTGATCGTTTTCATATTCCTGTAACCGATGAAATGGTCGAAAACGTTTCATTCTATCGTCCAGCAGAAAATAGCCCTGAAGTGCAATATTTGAAGAAAATGCGCAAAGAAATGGGGGGCAGTTTGCCACAACGTCGCGCAAAAGCTTCTCATGCACCACTTGTGCTTCCTGAACTCAATGCGTTTGATGCGCAATTGCAAAGTACGGGTGAACGGGAAATTTCTACCACCATGGCATTTGTGCGTATTTTAACGACCTTGGTGAAAGATAAAAATATTGGCAAACATGTTGTGCCAATTGTACCTGATGAAGCACGTACTTTTGGTATGGAAGGGTTATTTCGCCAAATTGGTATCTATTCCAGTGAAGGGCAAAAATATAAACCCGTTGATGCTGATCAGGTGATGTATTACAAAGAAGCAATCGATGGACAAATTTTAGAGGAAGGGATCAACGAAGCGGGTTCATTTTGTTCATGGATTGCTGCGGCAACATCTTATAGTACCCACAATCAGACGATGATTCCTTTTTATATTTACTACTCTATGTTTGGGTTTCAACGTATTGGTGATTTTGCCTGGGCAGCAGGCGATAGCCGTGCCAAAGGATTTTTACTCGGTGGGACAGCCGGTCGTACCACATTGAATGGTGAAGGTTTGCAACATCAAGACGGCCATAGCCATCTGTTAGCGGGAACGATTCCTAATTGTGTGACTTATGACCCCACTTATGCTTATGAACTTGCTGTGATCATGCATCATGGTTTAGATCGAATGTATAACAAAAACGAAGATCTGTATTTTTACATTACCCTAATGAATGAAAATTATACGCATCCTGCCATGCCAGAAGGTGCTGAAAAAGGGATCATTCAAGGGATGTATTTATTGCAGAAAGCGCCAAAACCATTAAAACATCATGTCGATTTAATGGGTAGCGGTACCATTTTACGTGAAGTGATAGCAGCACAAGATTTACTGCGAGAATATGATATTAGTGCAGATATTTGGAGTGTGACAAGCTTTAATGAATTGCGTAAAGACGCGCTTTCGGTTGCGAGATGGAATTTATTACATCCTACGCAAAAACCAAAACAAAGCTACGTAGAACAATGTCTAGAAAAGAGCAAAGGGCCGATTATTGCAGCAACCGATTATATGAAGTTGTATGCAGAACAATTGGCGCCATTTATTAAACAACGATTCCTTTGTTTAGGAACCGATGGTTATGGCCGCTCTGATACCCGTGAACGTCTGCGTAGTCACTTTGAAGTCGATCGTTATTACATCGCTTATACAGCCATTAAAGCCCTTGTGGATGAAGGTGCTTTGAAAGCCGATGTTGCTGAAAAGGCGTTGAAACAATGGCAAATTGATCCTGAAAAACGTGATCCAGTGTTGGTATAG
- the aceF gene encoding dihydrolipoyllysine-residue acetyltransferase has product MKEVTVPDIGNYAGVEIIEIAVKPGSVVKKEDTLITLETEKATMDVPSPLEGVVREVKVKVGDKVSQGSLIVLIEENEQQAEVQATVQEEKVAPQPVVQVATTVAPSQPNAAPAIQTQTVTVPDTGGANEITVIEVAVKVGDDIAFDSTLITLESEKASMDIPSPYAGVVESVLVKVGDKVSMGTPIVVMKARMENAPASQPQASAEIPAPAKAPELAPSKAPTPAPVAAAVTMDASLAHAGPATRRLARELGVDLGKVAGSGHKNRILTTDIHTYVKTALQTLQQGGGGGGLAIEKAPEVDFSQFGAIEVKPLNRIKKWTAKNLHRNWVTIPHVTQFDEADIGELEQFRQENKQAADEMGVKLTPLIFIMKAVVSGLKAFPQFNASLAANGNDLVYKKYFHLGIAVDTPNGLVVPVVRDIDNKGLFEIAKELGEISAKAREGKLKPAEMTGSSMSISSLGGIGGTAFTPIINAPDVAILGVSKAQIKPIYMKDAFVPRKMLPLSLSYDHRVIDGAEAARFLVHVVEQLQDIRKLLL; this is encoded by the coding sequence ATGAAAGAAGTGACTGTACCTGATATTGGTAACTACGCTGGGGTGGAAATCATAGAGATTGCTGTCAAGCCAGGTAGTGTCGTTAAAAAAGAAGACACCTTAATCACCTTAGAAACGGAAAAAGCGACGATGGATGTGCCATCGCCATTAGAGGGTGTCGTTCGTGAAGTCAAAGTAAAAGTGGGTGATAAGGTATCTCAAGGCTCGTTGATTGTTTTAATTGAAGAAAATGAGCAGCAAGCAGAGGTGCAAGCAACGGTTCAAGAAGAGAAGGTAGCGCCACAACCGGTTGTGCAAGTGGCAACAACCGTCGCGCCTTCCCAACCGAATGCGGCTCCGGCAATCCAAACGCAAACTGTTACCGTGCCAGATACAGGCGGTGCCAATGAAATTACGGTCATTGAAGTTGCCGTAAAAGTTGGGGATGACATTGCGTTTGATAGCACATTGATTACCTTAGAGAGTGAAAAGGCGAGTATGGATATTCCCTCACCTTATGCAGGTGTTGTGGAAAGTGTGCTGGTTAAAGTGGGTGACAAAGTCAGCATGGGCACGCCCATTGTTGTGATGAAGGCACGTATGGAAAATGCGCCTGCCTCACAACCACAAGCAAGTGCAGAAATACCTGCACCAGCGAAAGCACCAGAACTGGCTCCCAGCAAAGCGCCAACGCCAGCACCGGTTGCGGCGGCGGTCACGATGGATGCAAGCCTTGCGCACGCAGGCCCTGCAACCCGTCGTCTGGCGAGGGAATTGGGCGTTGATTTAGGTAAAGTGGCAGGTAGTGGTCATAAAAATCGTATTCTCACGACTGACATTCACACTTATGTTAAAACAGCGTTACAAACCCTACAGCAAGGTGGGGGCGGTGGTGGCCTTGCCATTGAGAAAGCACCTGAAGTGGACTTTTCACAATTTGGTGCTATTGAGGTTAAGCCTTTAAATCGCATCAAAAAATGGACGGCAAAAAATCTGCATCGTAATTGGGTAACGATTCCTCATGTCACACAATTTGATGAAGCAGATATTGGTGAGCTTGAACAATTTCGCCAAGAAAATAAACAAGCAGCTGATGAAATGGGTGTCAAATTAACGCCACTCATTTTTATCATGAAAGCGGTTGTTTCTGGGTTAAAAGCGTTTCCCCAATTTAACGCCTCATTAGCGGCAAATGGTAATGATCTGGTTTATAAGAAATATTTCCATCTTGGCATTGCCGTTGATACACCCAATGGATTGGTCGTCCCTGTTGTTCGTGATATCGATAACAAAGGATTATTTGAGATTGCTAAAGAACTGGGCGAAATCAGTGCAAAAGCGCGTGAAGGTAAATTAAAACCGGCAGAAATGACGGGAAGTTCCATGAGCATTTCAAGTTTAGGGGGTATTGGAGGAACGGCGTTTACACCGATTATTAATGCGCCCGATGTGGCCATATTAGGTGTTTCAAAAGCTCAGATAAAACCCATTTACATGAAAGATGCCTTTGTGCCACGTAAAATGTTGCCACTGTCGCTTTCTTATGACCATCGGGTCATAGACGGCGCAGAAGCGGCGCGCTTTTTAGTGCATGTGGTAGAACAATTACAAGATATTAGAAAATTATTACTCTAA
- the lpdA gene encoding dihydrolipoyl dehydrogenase, with amino-acid sequence MSNNIQAKVVVLGSGPGGYTAAFRAADLLGEGVVLVERYSVLGGVCLNVGCIPSKALLHMAGMVTEAQAISAHGIDFGKPNIALDKVREYKESVVKRLTGGLAQMAKMRKVQVVEGFGKFTSPNTLVVEGKNPCTINFEHAIIAAGSRPIKLPFFPEDPRIIDSTGALELSEIPKRMLVVGGGIIGMEMATVYQALGTQITVVELTDFILPGVDKDIATPLYKFVKPKYENILLKTKVTGAEAKKDGIWVSFEGEQAPKSPERFDKVLVAVGRVPNGKTIDADKAGVNVDERGYIAVDKQMRTNVNHIFAIGDIVGNPMLAHKAMPEARVAAEVIAGKKHFFDPKCIPSVAYTDPEVAWVGLTEEQAKAQGIDYDKGVFPWLASGRALGIGRPEGITKMIFDKKTHRVLGAGIVGPHAGDLISEVSLAIEMGCEAADIALTIHPHPTLSESIAIATELFEGTATDMMNKKKES; translated from the coding sequence ATGTCAAATAATATTCAAGCAAAAGTAGTAGTATTAGGTAGTGGTCCTGGCGGTTATACAGCGGCATTTCGTGCAGCTGATTTACTCGGCGAAGGGGTCGTTTTAGTTGAGCGTTACTCCGTTTTAGGGGGCGTTTGCTTGAATGTAGGTTGCATTCCATCTAAAGCATTATTACACATGGCAGGCATGGTGACAGAAGCACAAGCGATTTCTGCTCATGGGATTGATTTTGGCAAGCCCAATATTGCGCTTGATAAAGTTCGTGAATATAAAGAAAGCGTCGTCAAGCGTTTAACCGGTGGTTTAGCGCAAATGGCCAAAATGCGCAAGGTTCAAGTGGTTGAAGGTTTTGGTAAGTTTACTTCTCCTAATACGTTAGTGGTAGAAGGAAAAAATCCTTGCACGATTAATTTTGAACATGCCATTATTGCGGCAGGTTCACGTCCGATTAAATTACCATTCTTCCCTGAAGATCCTCGTATTATTGATTCAACCGGTGCATTAGAATTATCTGAGATACCTAAACGCATGTTAGTGGTTGGTGGTGGTATCATTGGTATGGAAATGGCAACCGTGTATCAAGCATTAGGCACCCAGATCACGGTTGTTGAATTAACCGACTTTATTTTACCTGGGGTTGATAAAGATATTGCAACACCGCTTTATAAGTTTGTAAAACCAAAATACGAAAATATTCTTCTAAAAACCAAAGTAACGGGTGCAGAGGCCAAGAAAGATGGTATTTGGGTCAGCTTTGAAGGTGAGCAAGCACCTAAATCTCCAGAGCGCTTTGATAAAGTTTTAGTCGCAGTAGGGCGTGTTCCCAATGGCAAAACGATTGATGCTGATAAAGCGGGCGTCAATGTGGATGAACGTGGTTATATTGCGGTTGATAAACAAATGCGCACTAACGTAAACCATATTTTTGCGATTGGTGACATTGTGGGCAACCCCATGTTAGCGCATAAAGCGATGCCTGAAGCGCGCGTTGCTGCTGAAGTAATTGCGGGTAAGAAACACTTCTTCGATCCTAAGTGTATTCCAAGCGTTGCTTACACCGATCCTGAAGTGGCGTGGGTAGGTTTAACCGAAGAGCAAGCCAAAGCGCAAGGCATTGATTACGATAAGGGTGTTTTCCCTTGGTTAGCCAGTGGTCGGGCGTTAGGGATTGGGCGCCCTGAAGGTATCACCAAGATGATTTTCGATAAGAAAACCCATCGAGTACTCGGGGCTGGTATCGTTGGACCACATGCCGGTGATTTGATTAGTGAAGTCAGCTTAGCCATTGAAATGGGCTGTGAAGCGGCAGACATTGCGCTTACTATCCATCCTCATCCTACCTTGTCAGAATCGATTGCGATTGCTACCGAATTATTTGAAGGTACCGCAACTGATATGATGAATAAAAAGAAAGAAAGCTAA
- a CDS encoding VanZ family protein, which yields MKPSVMNKAEMGKHSFTDSAKDTQLKASVAVLLCLFTAFIFYGALYPFHDWRIPARPTLTILFFDWLEHIFLFDIVQNLLLFLPFGLFFACHLLLKQTSSRTALWLPTIASFCISLSVELLQTFNPVRIPSLLDLALNVISGFLGASMAHWFLRFYPFLLRQITNSIEHFGSKQNIWPFIGMLTWLGFAFYQIYPCIPTLHPHQLWEGVSPVFQFFKGDVPFFIDRFFLYALQGTMLFFSAKLFLKPTHSFPAMLGFITLMFLAKIAIIGRYLTIEMLVGCYGSICLLWAAQKVMEFIPLADKEEIEV from the coding sequence ATGAAACCGTCCGTCATGAACAAAGCCGAAATGGGTAAGCATTCTTTTACGGATTCTGCGAAGGATACACAGCTTAAGGCTTCTGTGGCCGTTTTATTGTGTCTGTTTACCGCTTTTATATTTTACGGCGCTTTATACCCTTTTCATGATTGGCGCATTCCTGCCAGGCCAACACTCACTATTTTATTCTTCGATTGGCTGGAGCATATATTCCTATTTGATATCGTACAAAATTTATTGCTCTTTTTACCCTTTGGGTTATTTTTTGCTTGCCATCTATTGCTTAAGCAAACATCAAGCAGAACCGCTTTGTGGTTACCAACGATAGCTTCGTTTTGCATTAGCTTATCTGTTGAATTGCTGCAAACATTCAACCCCGTACGGATCCCTTCTTTGCTCGATCTAGCATTGAACGTCATTAGCGGTTTTTTGGGTGCCAGTATGGCGCACTGGTTCTTACGTTTTTACCCTTTTCTGCTGCGCCAAATCACCAACAGCATCGAGCATTTTGGCAGTAAACAAAACATATGGCCATTTATTGGGATGTTAACCTGGCTCGGTTTTGCTTTTTATCAAATTTATCCTTGCATCCCAACATTACACCCGCATCAATTATGGGAAGGGGTGTCACCTGTTTTTCAATTTTTTAAAGGGGATGTTCCCTTTTTCATCGATCGATTCTTTTTATATGCCTTACAAGGAACCATGTTATTTTTCTCTGCCAAGCTATTTTTAAAGCCCACCCATAGCTTTCCTGCCATGTTAGGTTTCATCACACTCATGTTTCTAGCTAAGATAGCCATTATTGGCCGTTATCTTACTATCGAGATGTTGGTTGGTTGTTACGGCTCCATTTGCTTATTGTGGGCTGCACAAAAAGTGATGGAATTCATCCCTCTGGCAGACAAAGAAGAAATCGAAGTTTGA
- the putP gene encoding sodium/proline symporter PutP — protein sequence MNTTTIIAFTSYLFLVVMVAVVAYRITRNLSDFVLGGRQLGGPVAALSAGASDMSAWLLLGLPGAVFVFGLNQIWLPIGLTLGAFVSWRFIAKPLRVFSELANDSLTVPAFLDNRFFDQSGIIRVSLALVTLFFFAFYTASGLVGGAMLLERFNLTFDQALLLGTTIIVAYTFVGGFLAVSWTDFFQGTLMFICLLVVPFVATHEFGGWDKMVSTIAQYGEHRLNPFTDFDGKLLLNLMAWGLGYLGTPHILVRFMAVKTTRDIPIARRICLSWMSLSMVGAVLTGFVGIAYFSEKTNIDPESIFILFSHQLFSPWLAGILFAAILSTIMCAIDSQMLASTSALTEDIYHRMFRKKASQKELIWVGRVGIIVIAAIALLMAMHPDSSVIKLVAFAWAGLSASFGPSVVGALFWRRMTRKGAICGILLGAVTVIVWKIIPIKTGIFSLYEIIPGFVLGTLGVVIGSLLDKAPDTTITEQFDKAWQLIKNTGN from the coding sequence ATGAATACAACAACAATTATAGCCTTTACTAGCTATCTCTTTCTCGTCGTTATGGTCGCAGTCGTTGCATATCGCATCACTCGTAATCTTTCTGACTTTGTTTTAGGGGGGCGTCAGCTAGGAGGCCCCGTTGCTGCACTAAGCGCAGGCGCTTCTGATATGAGTGCTTGGCTACTTCTAGGGCTACCGGGGGCGGTTTTTGTTTTTGGCTTAAATCAAATTTGGTTACCCATTGGGTTAACCCTTGGAGCTTTCGTCAGCTGGCGTTTCATCGCAAAGCCATTACGGGTTTTCTCAGAACTGGCTAATGACTCTTTAACGGTTCCTGCCTTCTTAGATAATCGCTTTTTTGATCAATCGGGTATTATTCGGGTATCACTAGCCTTAGTTACTTTATTCTTCTTTGCCTTTTATACCGCCTCTGGCTTAGTGGGCGGGGCAATGCTCTTAGAGCGATTTAATCTTACGTTCGATCAAGCCCTATTACTGGGGACAACGATCATTGTTGCTTATACCTTTGTGGGTGGCTTTTTAGCAGTGAGTTGGACTGATTTTTTCCAGGGCACTTTAATGTTTATTTGCTTATTAGTTGTTCCCTTTGTGGCCACTCATGAATTTGGTGGCTGGGACAAAATGGTAAGTACTATTGCTCAGTATGGCGAGCATCGTTTAAATCCCTTTACCGATTTTGATGGCAAGTTATTATTAAACTTAATGGCTTGGGGGTTAGGTTACTTGGGCACCCCGCATATCCTGGTACGTTTTATGGCGGTGAAAACAACCCGTGATATTCCGATAGCAAGACGAATTTGTTTGTCGTGGATGAGTTTATCCATGGTGGGAGCGGTTCTCACCGGCTTTGTGGGAATTGCCTATTTTTCAGAAAAAACCAATATTGATCCAGAATCTATCTTTATTCTCTTTTCTCACCAGCTATTTTCACCTTGGCTAGCCGGTATTTTATTTGCGGCCATTTTATCAACGATTATGTGTGCTATCGATTCACAGATGTTAGCCTCGACCAGTGCCCTGACAGAAGATATCTATCATCGTATGTTTCGCAAAAAAGCGAGCCAAAAAGAATTGATTTGGGTTGGGCGTGTGGGGATTATCGTGATTGCTGCGATTGCGTTACTGATGGCAATGCATCCTGATAGTTCGGTCATTAAACTGGTTGCTTTTGCCTGGGCAGGGTTGAGTGCCTCGTTTGGTCCTTCCGTCGTTGGGGCTTTGTTTTGGCGGCGAATGACGCGCAAGGGGGCTATTTGTGGTATTTTGCTTGGCGCTGTCACCGTGATCGTTTGGAAAATTATCCCCATCAAAACGGGGATCTTTAGTTTATATGAAATTATTCCAGGATTTGTGCTGGGTACCTTGGGCGTGGTTATTGGCAGTTTGTTAGACAAAGCACCAGACACCACTATCACAGAGCAATTTGATAAAGCTTGGCAATTAATTAAAAACACAGGTAATTAA